CTCTGATTATGCTTCATATTAACAAATCTTTATCTGAACCTTATCACTTGCATCAATGTTGTAAAGTGGTTGATGTAGTACAATTTTCATTCAATATTGGAGGGTTATATGACAGATTTCATTCGTATTACTGGAGCGAGAGAGAATAACTTAAAAAATATAACGCTTAACATTCCCAAACATCAGCTCGTGGTAGTTACAGGTCCATCAGGATCGGGAAAATCCACACTTGCAATGGATATTTTGCAGCGGGAATGCCAACGGCAATATATGGAGTCGAGCGGGATGTCATCAGAATCGATATCAAAGCCTAAAGTCGATTCCATTGTCGGGCTATCCCCGTCCATCTCCATTGGTCAGCATGTGACAAACCGGAATCCACGTTCAACGGTCGGAACAGTGACGGATATGTACACCTATCTGCGTTTGGTGTTTCAGAAAAAAGGCGAACGAAAGTGTAGGCAATGCCAACAGGTGATCCCACCGGCATCTGCTGGAGGAGAAGAAGAGGTTATTTATTGTTCCGCTTGTAAATTTGCTTATCCCCCTTTGACCAAATCGGATTTTTCCTTTAATACACCAAGTGGTGCTTGTCCAACCTGTAGTGGGCTTGGGACTGTAGTTGATATCGATGTCGAGGCTGTGTTTGATAAAGAGAAAAGCATTCGCGGTGGGGCCGTAACCTTTTGGTATGACGCAATCAATGAATATTACTCGAGTATTCTTAAAGCTGCGGGTAAGCATTATGGTTTTGAAATGAATTCGGATCAGCCGTTGAATACCTACAGTGAAGTCCAGTGGGACTTACTCTTTTATGGTGTTGAAAGTGAAGCCTTCTCACGACATTTTCCGGATATGAGTCCACCTAAAACGGCGGGAAAAGGGAACTTTAAAGGTGTTTTGACTGGCATGTGGCAGCGTTATAAAGAGAAGGAAGGTCAGTCCAGTGAAGCTGCGTATTTTCAGACCCAGACCTGTCATGATTGCGGAGGAGAAAGACTAAAAGAAGAAAGCCGCCAAGTCACTGTAGAAGGGAAAACACTGCCGTCTTTATCAAGATGTTCGTTGGATGAGTTATGCGATTGGTTAGAGGGCGTTCACGCCAAGTATCAGCAAGAAGGAGATACACTCTTTGATACGGTTCTAAATGATTTATTGATTAAGATAAAAAGGGTAATCAATGTAGGACTCGGCTATTTGTCTCTGGATCGACAGACCATTACCCTGTCCGGAGGAGAATCACAAAGGTTAAGACTTGCTTCTATTCTTGGTTCTGGACTTACTGGGGTGCTGTATTTGCTGGATGAGCCTACTTCGGGACTGCATCCGAAAGACACAGACGGTCTGATTCAAGTTATGAAGGAACTGCGTGATCTCGGCAATACAGTCCTTCTTATTGAGCATGATGAACGGGTCATTCAAGAGGCTGATCATATTATTGATGTTGGACCGGGTGCAGGACGTTTTGGGGGAGAGATCGTTGGACAAGGAACGCTTACTGAACTTATGAATCAAGAACAGTCTGTCACGGGACGATACATGAAGGAAGAGGGAAGTATTCCATCATCCGGGCGTAGGGGCGATGGTGACGTCATCACCATTCATGAAGCAACACGCCACAATCTGCAGAACATAACAGTCGAGTTCCCGCTCGGATGTTTGACGGCAGTTTCCGGTGTATCGGGTTCAGGTAAATCCACACTTGTCTTTGACCTGCTTGCTTCTGCGAACCAAACCGTTTCAAAGATCGAAGGATGCCGGGACATCACAGGACTGGAACCTATCCAAAGTGTGATCAAAGTGGATCAATCACCGCTTTCTCGCATGCAACGCTCCAGTGTTTCCACTTACGTGGATTTGTACACTTTACTACGAAAGACTTTTGCAGCATTGCCCGGAGCTAAAGAGAGTGGTCTTGAAGCTAAACATTTCTCATTCAATACACCGGGAGGAAGATGTGAGAGATGTGAAGGATTGGGACAAGTCATGGTGGATATGCATTTCTTATCTCATCTGCAAGTTGTCTGTCCGGATTGCAAGGGACAAAGATTCAATCAAGAAGTGCTAGAAGTAACTTATAAAGATCATTCGATTTCGGATAT
Above is a window of Paenibacillus uliginis N3/975 DNA encoding:
- the uvrA gene encoding excinuclease ABC subunit UvrA encodes the protein MTDFIRITGARENNLKNITLNIPKHQLVVVTGPSGSGKSTLAMDILQRECQRQYMESSGMSSESISKPKVDSIVGLSPSISIGQHVTNRNPRSTVGTVTDMYTYLRLVFQKKGERKCRQCQQVIPPASAGGEEEVIYCSACKFAYPPLTKSDFSFNTPSGACPTCSGLGTVVDIDVEAVFDKEKSIRGGAVTFWYDAINEYYSSILKAAGKHYGFEMNSDQPLNTYSEVQWDLLFYGVESEAFSRHFPDMSPPKTAGKGNFKGVLTGMWQRYKEKEGQSSEAAYFQTQTCHDCGGERLKEESRQVTVEGKTLPSLSRCSLDELCDWLEGVHAKYQQEGDTLFDTVLNDLLIKIKRVINVGLGYLSLDRQTITLSGGESQRLRLASILGSGLTGVLYLLDEPTSGLHPKDTDGLIQVMKELRDLGNTVLLIEHDERVIQEADHIIDVGPGAGRFGGEIVGQGTLTELMNQEQSVTGRYMKEEGSIPSSGRRGDGDVITIHEATRHNLQNITVEFPLGCLTAVSGVSGSGKSTLVFDLLASANQTVSKIEGCRDITGLEPIQSVIKVDQSPLSRMQRSSVSTYVDLYTLLRKTFAALPGAKESGLEAKHFSFNTPGGRCERCEGLGQVMVDMHFLSHLQVVCPDCKGQRFNQEVLEVTYKDHSISDILELGIEESLSLFAEHKKMKKLLELLCEVGLGYLQWGQSVTTLSGGEAQRLKLAKELSATSGGHTLYLLDEPSTGLHPLDVQKLHVLLNKLVDAGNTVIMVEHNTSLIAASDWVIDMGPGGGTSGGLVVAYGSPHDIASNRESHTGKYLFTK